One window of Chloroflexus aggregans DSM 9485 genomic DNA carries:
- a CDS encoding xanthine dehydrogenase family protein molybdopterin-binding subunit, producing MAMPKVEMGQGVHTALAQIAAEELGVAWEQVGITQSSSIGPVRDGAGTSASYSVISLFPVLRETAATMREMLRIAGAKELGIEPTQAQIEQGFVIDASNPVRRIGFGELAAQPRDWQPPEAAPLTPPERWRIIGQPVPRLDLPAKIRGAAIYGYDARVEGMLYGAVARPPRLGAKLRRAAPGTALERPGVVQVVIRDGFAGVVAESRLTAYAALNDLELEWELPPPFTHRDLEEQLVAQVGLGTPIQQRGDAASALRTAQVIEAVYRTPLAAHANLEPQAALVDVQPDRVRAWVSTQSPVQVANAIANLLGRKAETVEVTPTYLGGGFGRKVTTTVASEAAILSAAVGKPVHVGWTRTEEFRHGYLRPPTYAAFRATLDADGTIVALEQRHASGTVLFDLFPAPLRWLIGSDFGGWRGARLIYNIPNLLVTAQTVALPVPTGPWRGLGLPANVFAVESFIDELAHAAGSDPLAFRLRHLPDTEQGRRMAATLRTVAAMAGWDQPAPAGRGRGLACSVDAGTMAAHIAEVGYEGDRLRVYRVWAAIDPGLAINPDGLAAQTEGGIMMGLSATLFERVTISEGRIEAGNFDRYPLLTIADAPEIGVEILRSGNQPFGGGEPPMGPIAAAVANAIFALTGERKRQLPLG from the coding sequence ATGGCGATGCCGAAGGTCGAGATGGGGCAAGGGGTGCATACGGCGCTCGCCCAAATTGCGGCGGAAGAGTTGGGAGTGGCGTGGGAGCAGGTCGGGATTACGCAGAGTAGTTCGATTGGGCCGGTGCGTGACGGAGCCGGCACCAGTGCTTCGTATTCAGTCATTTCGCTCTTCCCGGTTTTGCGCGAAACGGCGGCTACCATGCGAGAGATGCTGCGGATAGCCGGGGCCAAGGAACTAGGGATTGAGCCAACCCAGGCGCAGATCGAGCAAGGATTTGTGATTGACGCAAGCAACCCAGTGCGGCGGATCGGTTTTGGCGAACTTGCCGCACAACCACGTGACTGGCAGCCACCGGAAGCAGCACCGCTCACTCCGCCTGAGCGCTGGCGAATTATCGGGCAACCGGTACCTCGGCTCGATCTACCGGCAAAAATTCGGGGTGCTGCGATTTATGGCTACGATGCGCGTGTAGAGGGCATGCTGTACGGTGCAGTCGCTCGTCCGCCTCGGCTAGGGGCAAAACTACGGCGTGCTGCACCGGGCACAGCGCTCGAACGACCGGGTGTAGTGCAGGTTGTGATCCGCGACGGCTTTGCCGGAGTAGTGGCCGAGTCGCGCCTTACCGCCTATGCCGCGCTCAATGACCTTGAGCTAGAGTGGGAGTTACCGCCCCCCTTCACGCACCGCGACCTCGAAGAGCAATTGGTGGCGCAGGTTGGGTTAGGCACACCCATTCAACAGCGCGGCGATGCCGCGAGCGCATTGCGCACGGCTCAGGTGATCGAGGCAGTTTACCGCACGCCACTCGCCGCCCACGCTAATCTCGAACCGCAAGCCGCGTTGGTCGATGTGCAACCTGACCGGGTGCGGGCGTGGGTGAGTACACAATCGCCGGTACAGGTGGCAAATGCGATAGCCAACCTGTTGGGTCGTAAAGCAGAGACGGTCGAAGTCACCCCAACGTACCTTGGCGGCGGGTTTGGTCGTAAAGTCACGACTACCGTCGCGAGCGAAGCGGCGATACTCTCGGCGGCAGTAGGTAAACCGGTGCATGTCGGTTGGACGCGCACCGAAGAGTTTCGTCATGGCTACCTGCGGCCACCGACCTATGCTGCCTTCCGCGCTACGCTCGATGCAGATGGCACCATTGTCGCACTCGAGCAGCGGCACGCCAGCGGAACGGTACTCTTTGACCTCTTTCCGGCGCCGCTGCGGTGGCTGATCGGCAGTGATTTCGGCGGCTGGCGCGGAGCACGGCTAATCTACAACATTCCCAACCTGTTGGTCACGGCTCAGACGGTAGCATTACCGGTGCCGACCGGACCGTGGCGTGGGTTGGGTCTGCCGGCTAACGTCTTTGCCGTCGAGAGCTTCATTGACGAACTTGCCCATGCAGCCGGCAGTGACCCGCTGGCGTTTCGATTGCGCCACTTACCCGATACCGAACAGGGCCGACGAATGGCAGCAACGTTACGCACGGTGGCGGCTATGGCCGGATGGGATCAACCGGCGCCGGCAGGGCGTGGGCGTGGTCTGGCATGCAGTGTAGACGCAGGCACCATGGCCGCACATATTGCCGAGGTCGGTTATGAAGGTGATCGGTTGCGCGTGTATCGGGTCTGGGCTGCGATTGACCCCGGTCTTGCAATTAACCCTGACGGGTTAGCTGCGCAAACCGAGGGTGGGATCATGATGGGGCTAAGCGCCACGCTGTTTGAACGGGTGACAATCAGCGAGGGACGGATCGAGGCCGGTAATTTCGACCGCTATCCGTTGCTGACCATCGCTGATGCACCGGAGATCGGTGTAGAGATTCTGCGGAGCGGCAACCAGCCGTTTGGAGGGGGCGAACCGCCGATGGGGCCGATTGCCGCCGCAGTCGCCAATGCAATCTTTGCGCTGACCGGTGAGCGGAAGCGGCAACTACCGTTGGGATGA
- a CDS encoding (2Fe-2S)-binding protein: MELIINGQRYTVADEPTRPLLYVLRDELGLTGTKFGCGAGICGACTVHVNGKATRSCQTMVHTLAGSTITTIEGLGNAERLHPVQQAFLELQVPQCGWCMSGQMMTAATLLAETPNPTYDEMIAAMRYNYCRCGSYARIARAVMRAAELIREEAA; encoded by the coding sequence ATGGAACTTATCATCAATGGTCAGCGTTACACTGTCGCTGACGAACCGACCCGCCCATTACTTTACGTCCTCCGTGATGAGTTGGGCCTAACGGGTACCAAGTTTGGGTGTGGAGCCGGGATTTGCGGAGCGTGTACGGTTCATGTCAACGGCAAAGCAACCCGCAGTTGCCAAACGATGGTGCATACGTTGGCCGGATCCACGATCACAACCATCGAAGGTCTAGGGAATGCCGAGCGGTTGCATCCGGTCCAGCAGGCCTTCCTCGAGCTACAAGTGCCGCAGTGCGGTTGGTGTATGAGTGGGCAAATGATGACCGCCGCCACACTCTTGGCCGAGACACCCAACCCGACCTACGATGAGATGATCGCAGCGATGCGCTACAACTACTGTCGGTGTGGTTCGTATGCTCGCATTGCACGTGCCGTCATGCGTGCCGCCGAATTGATACGGGAGGAGGCAGCATGA
- a CDS encoding esterase/lipase family protein — translation MMTNTPILIVGGFAGEPKLYQPLQTYLADVSGRPVFITPINRLDWAWVTLTDSYADLLRKLDRTVNHVLTATNSSRVTLVAHSAGGVLARIFLGDQPYRGRAYYGHRRVDMLIMLGTPQRTEREGRIGGLNQIRWVEQHYPGAYWSEVQYVSVIGRSIFGNPNGPPPERGAYQSYRLISGEGAQWGDGVTPLHHGLLPGSLQIIIPGLRHDSRPDRLWYGSSPATVAVWWQAAAAYAATSTDVIGYNQTVSPVKLAR, via the coding sequence ATGATGACCAACACACCAATTTTAATCGTCGGTGGTTTTGCCGGCGAACCAAAACTGTATCAACCATTACAGACGTACCTCGCCGACGTGAGTGGACGGCCGGTCTTTATCACGCCGATCAACCGCCTTGATTGGGCGTGGGTCACGTTGACCGACAGCTATGCTGATCTGTTGCGCAAGCTCGACCGCACGGTGAACCACGTGCTTACCGCTACTAATAGCTCGCGTGTCACGCTGGTTGCCCATAGCGCCGGTGGTGTGCTGGCCCGCATCTTCCTCGGCGACCAGCCCTACCGCGGGCGCGCCTACTATGGCCACCGACGGGTTGACATGCTGATCATGCTGGGTACGCCGCAGCGCACCGAACGCGAAGGCCGCATTGGCGGCCTCAACCAGATTCGCTGGGTCGAACAGCATTATCCGGGAGCGTATTGGTCAGAGGTGCAGTATGTGAGTGTGATCGGGCGCAGCATCTTTGGTAATCCCAACGGCCCGCCGCCCGAACGCGGCGCCTACCAGAGCTATCGTCTCATCAGCGGCGAAGGCGCGCAATGGGGCGATGGCGTGACGCCGCTGCATCACGGCCTTTTGCCCGGCTCATTACAAATCATCATCCCCGGCTTGCGCCATGACTCCCGTCCCGACCGGCTCTGGTACGGCTCTAGCCCGGCCACAGTCGCGGTTTGGTGGCAGGCTGCCGCCGCATATGCTGCCACATCAACCGACGTGATCGGCTATAATCAAACTGTATCGCCGGTTAAACTGGCGCGCTGA
- the ftsY gene encoding signal recognition particle-docking protein FtsY yields MFRRLFGRAQDAPRSEEEAAREQEQVAASLEKSRQGIFGRIAKLFANDDPITDQLWDELEEALIQADVGLETTQYLVNRTIDRVNRYGVKKAREAREMLKAEMVRTFAEYAGQQRPDAKPYVILVVGVNGAGKTTLIAKLAHRYKNRFGKKVLLAAGDTFRAAATEQLETWAERAGVPCVSLGQGADAAAVVYKAIDAALEQDVDILIVDTAGRLHAKYNLMQELEKIRNIIARKLPGAPHETILVIDATTGQNGVLQAKAFLKAAGVTDVAVTKMDGTAKGGIAFAIAQDIERPIRYIGTGEKLDDLALFDAQTFVDALFAEPTAVKNS; encoded by the coding sequence ATGTTTCGCCGTCTCTTTGGACGCGCTCAAGATGCACCGCGTAGCGAAGAAGAAGCTGCCCGTGAACAAGAGCAGGTTGCTGCTTCGCTGGAAAAATCGCGCCAAGGTATTTTTGGTCGGATCGCAAAACTCTTCGCCAACGATGATCCGATCACCGATCAATTGTGGGACGAACTTGAAGAGGCGTTGATCCAGGCTGATGTCGGTCTGGAAACAACGCAGTATCTCGTCAATCGCACCATCGACCGTGTGAATCGTTACGGCGTCAAGAAAGCACGTGAAGCGCGCGAGATGCTCAAGGCCGAGATGGTGCGTACCTTTGCCGAATATGCCGGTCAGCAGCGTCCTGATGCTAAACCGTATGTGATTTTGGTCGTCGGTGTGAATGGAGCCGGCAAGACCACCCTCATCGCGAAGCTTGCTCACCGCTATAAAAATCGCTTCGGCAAGAAGGTACTGCTTGCCGCCGGCGATACCTTCCGTGCTGCTGCCACCGAGCAGCTTGAGACGTGGGCAGAGCGAGCCGGCGTGCCATGCGTCAGCCTTGGTCAAGGCGCTGATGCGGCGGCAGTGGTGTATAAGGCGATCGATGCCGCGCTTGAGCAAGATGTCGATATCTTGATCGTCGATACCGCCGGTCGCTTGCATGCCAAGTACAATCTGATGCAAGAGCTTGAGAAGATTCGCAATATTATTGCGCGTAAGCTGCCCGGTGCGCCCCACGAGACGATCCTGGTGATCGATGCGACCACCGGCCAGAACGGGGTGTTACAGGCCAAAGCTTTTCTCAAGGCTGCCGGTGTGACCGATGTGGCCGTGACGAAAATGGATGGGACGGCAAAGGGTGGGATCGCCTTTGCCATTGCGCAAGACATCGAACGCCCGATCCGCTACATCGGCACCGGCGAGAAGCTCGACGATCTGGCGCTGTTCGACGCGCAAACCTTTGTTGATGCGCTCTTTGCTGAACCAACCGCGGTGAAGAATTCGTAA